The genomic DNA GTCATGCTACAAAGTCGTCAGCTTCTATTCGTCATTGCCATTCTATCTTCAGGCACTGCGTCTCTTCTTGCTCAAGACTCAAAGGACTTCGGTCAGCCAAGCCCCAATGTCCCGGAACTGAAAGAGTTGGCACGCTTTAGCGGTGAATGGGAGGCGCAGCTCAACAATTCAGACCTCAAAATCCCATCTGAGCGAAAGTGGGTCTTTAACGGCTATTTTCTAAAACACGATTTTGAGCTTCCCGGAGGAGCGTTACGTGGGACGATTTACCGTGGATATAACACTCGCAGTAACAAATACACAATGACATTCCTGGACACTCAGGGAAACATGTCAATGCTCACCGGAGACTGGAATGACAGCCTCAAAACGTTTACCTTCGAAGCCGTTGACAGTTCTTCACAGGTTCAAAAGTACGAATCCGATTTCTCTGCTGCCGACACGGAGCAGTGGACGATCGTATTCGACAACACACTCATGAATCAGGTAACAGGCGTAGCGAAAAAGCTTCAAAACTGATTGATCGTACGCAGGCTTCTTCGCAAACAAAAAACGCCTTCAAAATTCATCCCATGTCGGACTCATCATTCAACTTCCCCATTGTCGAATCGTGCAATGGGTGTGGAGTTTGTTGCCACGTGCAAGGTGCACCACCGGACTTTGTGGCGTTATCGCTCAACCCACACTTTCGAGAGGACCCTTCTTTCGCGGAAGACGTCGAACGCTTCGACCAACTCAGCGGAGAGCCTCGTGATTTACTCTCCGCTTACTTGAAGCAGTCCGCTGCCGGAGAGATCCCCACTGATGGCCCCTGTGTTTGGCTCGACGCAAAAAAAGAGCAGTGCCGATTCTACGATCAACGACCGTCGACCTGTCGAGTCTTCGAAGTGAACAGCCCCGGATGCCACTTCTACCGAAAACTATCCGGAATCGAAGGCTATTCATAATTCGCCTCGCCCTTGAAGGCTAACTTCACAATTCCATGAACGACTCGCAACGAGGCAGGTCGCTCAGACCAATATTGGGATTGTCCAAGCCACATCTCGCTGCTCCAGTTTTAACGATTATCCGGTTATTACGACCTATTCTAAAAACAGCGGAATCAATCGTTCGCTCGATCGAAACTACTTCAACGGCTGAGGTGGTTTCGCCGATTCCAATACAAGTGTGGCCGTTGAGTTTGATCCTTCAAACGTGCTTTTGAGTACTCCTTAGCGATCAGAAGTGCGTTTCCTCAACAATACCGAACAAGCCTATTGAAGTTGTGGTCGTTCAACGGAGTGACCGTTCCGAATTCAGGTTTTGCTCTACTGAATCAGTGACTACCCTCGCGTTTGGAGCGTGCTGTAATGTTTCAGAAAGTGTTGTATTTCTTTTCTTTGATAGCACTTGTGCAAAATTCAGTCTTCGCGCAGAGCACTGCTGAGCAGAAAATCCCTTCGTCTCCAGAAGAGATTTTTGCTGACGACATCCAAGACGACGCCGTCAGTCCTATCACATTCACAGAAATTGAATGTGACATCACAGAGACAGACTGCCTGCCTGGACCGCCTCTCGCTTGTGATTCTTACCACGAATACAATCCTGGGTGGTGTCGCCAAATTTTGAGTGATGACCCACCATTGAGTGGCCTCAAAAATCAACAGTGGGGTAACTGGACCTACTCCGTCGGTGGGGCTTTACGATACCGCTACATCGATGAATCCAATCGCCTGCGACCACCGACGACTGGTCGAAAGAGCAGCTACAATCAATGGCGTTTCAATCCGTACCTCGAACTTAAACACGGCGACGAGTTCACCGCTTACGTTGAAGGAATTGACGGATCAACGTTTAACGCCGACCTTCCATTACTTCCAGTCGATCAAAATCGCTTTGACCTGCTTCAGTACTACTCCGATGTAAAGTTGTTTGACTCGGGATATGGCGAGAAAGTTCGCCTGCGAACAGGTCGACAGCTTTTACAGTACGGTTCGCAGCACCTCATCTCACCTCTGGCGTGGTCGAATACGTTTCGGAATTTTGAAGGGGCGAAACTCTACTATACCAGTGATGCTTGGAAGATTGACGCTTTTGCAACCCGGCCCGTCAATGGTGCTTCAGGAAACATCAACCGTCCACACAGCTTCGACAATCCAGACCAAAGTCGATGGTTTAGTGGAGTCTACACAACCTACAAAAATGCCCCGATGGGGACGTTGGACATGTACTGGCTCTGGCTAGACGAAGATGATGACCAACCCGACCGTATCGACGGCAATCGACATACATTTGGATTACGATACGCTGGCGAGATCCCGATGAATGATGAGTGTGGTCACTTGTGGATGACACTGGGTTGGGACTACGAGGGAGCCTTCCAGGTCGGCAAGGATGTTGTCGGGGCTGGTCCCGTCAAAGACGTTCGTGCGGGTTTCATCTCGACCAACACCGGACTCACCTTCAATCAAATCGCCTGGTCGCCAACAATCACAGGTGTCTTCTTCTGGGGCTCGGGTGATGACGACCCAACCGACGGAACCAGTAACACGGTCAGCACACTCTTTCCGTTGGGGCATGCCTACTGGGGGCTGATCGACAACTTCTCGGGTCAAAACTTGCTCGACTACAGCGCACAAGTTTCAGTACAACCGACCGAGAAACTAACGTTCCTCACAGCTTGGCACTGGTTCGACAAAGCACAAGCTGAAGATGCCATCTGGAATGTGGCAGGGGCTCCGTTTGGAGGAAACATTCCAACGGCAAGTCGACATCTGGGGAATGAACTTGATCTCGTTGCCACGTACGCTGCAAGCAAAAACGTCACCCTCCAGGCTGGATACTTCTGGTTCTTCTACGGCGATGCCGTCACGAAAAACCCGAATCCTGATGTAGCCAATCGAGGCGATGCTGATCAGTTTTACTTCCTGATGGACTGCAAGTTCTGATAACCTATTATGAGGTTATCCCCTGACATAGTTTTCCGCTCAAATTGAGATTCCAGCTGGAAATTGGCTCCCTAATGTTCGTCTGAGATGTCGCAACCCTCATTTCATCTTCCGCCGTACACGCATATTCCGGGGAAGACTCCGCATCCGTTCTCCGATCCTCAAGGCCATTCATACGGTCAGCATGATCAGAAAGAGATCGACGAAAAAAGCATGTTCCAACATGCGTTGTTTCTATTCGAGAACGGTTACTACTGGGAAGCACATGAAGCTTGGGAACAGGTCTGGATTGCGCTGAAACGGCGCGGACCTGATGCTGATCTCATCAAAGGTTTCATCAAACTCGCAGCGTGTGGAGTCAAATGCCTGGAAGAAAACAGAGTCGGCGCGGAACGACACTTGAAGCGGGCGCAAGAGTTATTGAGCTCAGAAAAGATTGATTCCTCGAAGCGATTCGCATCGCAACTCCCGAACACTCAGGAGTTGATCGAGCAGATGAGAAGACGAACCGAAGCCCTTTCCCAGCCCAAATAAGCTCTCTCGTATCTTCTGCGACTTGAAGGTACGTTTCAGGCTGCACGAACTGCTCTACTCCGAAACAAAAGCTAAGTCATCGGGAATCGAGCGAGCCACACTTGTGCTGCCTGCTCCATTAATTAGTCATGCTCAACCAGAATCGCTCTTCTTCTGTCCCACTAGATTGTTTTTGAAGTGCGATGATTCGTTGTGCACAGGTGACGCGTGGTTTGAGGACAATCTCTTCGCCCTCTTCGAGACCGTTTAGAATTTCAATTTCGTTGTCGCTGGAAATTCCAACCTCGACGGTGCGGTGTTCGACTTCGTCGCCGCGGCGTACGAAGACAAGGTGCTCCCCACCGACTTCAACGATTGACTGAACCGGTGCCTGAATGGCTGACTGTCGCTGCTCTGCGATGATGTTCACTTTCGCTGTCATCCCGGGAGCGATTGTGCGAGCCAATTCGGGATCAACATCGACATCCACCGTCACGCGATATTCACGGAGGTGATAGTTAGGATAGAGTCCAGCAAGGGGAACAGTCGAAAGATGGCTGATGTGCCCCTGATAACGGCCCTGTCCGGCAGCGTCAATCTCGATGATCGCTGGTAAACCGATGCGCATCAATCGGATGTTTGATTCGTGCAACCGTAACTTCACCTGCAGACGATCCCGATCTGGAATCTTTGCAATGGGTTGCAAGTACCGCATCGAACTTCCTTCATCGATGCGTGAGGTTGATCTGGAACTTGTTCGAGCGTAAATCAGTTCACCTGATCTGCTTGCTCGAACCGTGCAGGCTGCAATATTTTTCTCCAGACGATCCTGATAGTCCTTATAAATTCGATATGATCGCTCTCGGGAACGAACAGTAATTTCACGGCGTAGAATCGATGCCGAGGCAGCCATCTTCACCCGTTCAAGTTCTCGCTCTGCCTCGACGGCAATCGCCTCGAGCCGAGTCAGATTCCGATCGTAGCTGAAGTCTTGAAGAACATTCAGTTTATCCTTAGCAAGCTCTAACGCTTGCTTTCGCTTCAAAACGTTGATGCGTTCACTGTCTCGTTCGCTCTGTGATCGATAGCCGAGTCGAACCATGTCTTCAACGAATTCGAGTTGCTTCTCACCTCGGTTGAGTTCTTCTTCTGCCAGCGCGACTGAAGCTTTGAGTTGATTGAGTTTTTGAGGATGCTCAGCTTCCACGTACCCATCCAACTGCAATTTCGACAACCGTTGTTGCAGTTCCGCACGAGCCAGGATGCTTTCATTCGTCAGCTTTTGAATACGCAGATCTTCTTGAGCATCGGCCAAACGAGCAGTGGCATTCACGAGAAGAACGGCACGATCCTGAAAGCGTTTTTTAATGCTGGAAGAATCAAGTTCCGCAATGATATCACCCTTTTCCACCCACGTTCCCTCTGGGACAAGGGAGATCACTCGTGTGCTCCACTCACATTGGCTGATGATCACATCGTTGTCGGCACTATCGACTTCACCACTTTGAGTAACCACAAGTTCCATCGATCCACGTTTGACAACGGCGAACCCTTCTTCAGGAACAACCGGGAACTTCTCAGCGACGGCAAAAGTGACAACGGGAATTGTGATCGATGTTGCTGCAAGAATCGCAACAATTGTTTTGATAATCATTCCATGACGCGAGGATTTCTTGCGCAAGATGTCGTCGCGCGAAGATGTTGAGGATTGTTTTGTGAGAGGCATGGCAGGCTACTCGGTGGGAAGGTCACACACGGTGCTACACTAAACGTCATTGATCACGTATAGCCATATCGTGAGTGGTGGGGTGAATTGCGTATTGTTGAAAAAGGTGGGAAGCAACAACAACACGAACAAATTCAGGTGGGTGGAGTGCTAAATCTGGTAGCACTTCTCTGGATTTTATTCTATCCGTCCATTTTGCAACTGTCTACCTCCTCTTTCGAGATGCCCTCTCTTCGGAGCAAACCGCAGGGCTCAACAAGTGAACAACCGTGCAAGGTCGTGCAATCGGTCTTTGTTTTCGCGATCAGACGCTTCTCAACCGTTTTCAATTGAAAACAACCGAAAGCAGTACGCCAGCGAAAGCCGCATCGTAAGGTAACAACCTCGCCTCGAAGTCTAGCACAGACCATTTTCTATGCTCGTATAATGCCACGACAGGTCACTTTGACGACTTCAGAGACTGTTCGCCACGAGGCAGCACGTAATAACAAACGTTGGATTCGCTCTAGAATTCGGCAGTCAGGAAGGGACGACTTACCGAGGTTTATGCCGGGGGCGTTTGTGAGAAGTCGGCGATGAGGTCATCGGCTCGGTCGGGTCCTCCGACTGCTTCCGCTTTGCCAATTTCTTTTTCGAAGATTTTTCCGCCCCAGAACGCCCACATTCGAGACAGTTCCCACTTTTTTCGAGAATATTCCCACAACGGTTGCATAACGGAATCGGCCGTTCTGCTTCTTCCAGAGAAACGGAACTTGAGATTTTTGGTGGTCGTGTCGATTTGCGAGTCCGTTTTGCGTCAACCGCTGAACGCGGTTTCTTCGGCGATCGACTTTCTACAGGAGTCTCTTCTGGAACCGACGGGGCGATATCTTCAGTTTCAATCTTGAGCAAGTCGGCTTCAAAGGCGTTACTGAAATCTCCGGGTTCGTCAGGCTTCGACTGCGAGGGTTGTTCTTCCACTGGAGCTTGCACATCGATGTCATCATCAGACGTTTTTCCCCCTCCACGAAGAATCGTGGTACGAGCGACCTGACCACTTTTCCGATCGACTGCGTGAACACGAACCCGCCCTTGTTCATCGTATTGAATCGTCACTTCAATCGGCGAACGTTTCGGGAGTTCTTCCGGGAGGCTATGGATCAAACAGTCTCCCAGTTCAACATATTCTTCCCCGAGCGTCGCACCACTTTCGACAATATGCAGATGAACTCGTTTCTGATTTTCGACCACAGTCCCGAACGTTTGACGATACGCACAGGGCAAAGGCGTGTTCGCTTCAATCAAGTAGTGCGGCCGGCGATCTCCTGTTTCCGGATCACGAATTAAAATTCCGAGTGAACGCCCAGTCACACTTTGTTGTTTGATTTTTTGCAATCGTGCCGAGGCAGACTCATCAAGAGAAGACTTTTCGAGCGATTGACCGCTTAGCAACATCCCCGCATAAAACGCTGCTCCATGCGAAATCGATTGATCCGGGGGAAGTGTGGTATTGAGTGTGGTCCCACTGATACGCTGCAGCATATTCCGAATCATCGGCATCCGCGAAGCTCCACCAGTTACCAGAACAGAGTCAACGTGCGCCCAGCCCTTCCCGTGAGATTTGAGCATCTCTTTGGTGATCTCTTCGGTCCGCTTCACGAGGTCGTTCGTCAACAATTCAAATCGTTCGCGTTCAATCAAAATGCTCTTTCGCCGCCCATCATGCTGGACAAGAATCGTTGCTTTAGGCCGAACGCTGAGGCTCCGCTTGACTTGTTCAATCTCGATGGCAAGCCCTTGCTGACTCTCTAAGTCCAACCGGGGATCGCTGGTTGATGACTTCACAAATTCATCACAAGCGAAGTCTTCCAGCCGTTGATTCCAATCGAGTCCACCCAACTGCAAATCTCCGCCCGAAGCGATCACCTTGACTTCATCTTTGTTGTACTGCACTAAAGAGAGGTCACAGGTTCCGCCTCCAAGATCGAACACAAGGACAGTTTGGTCCTGAGCGATTTCAGCAAACCAGATCCCTTCGCTCAACACGTGACAGAGTGCGGTTGCAACCGGCTCATTGATAATGTCCACTCGTTCCAGCCCGGCATCTACCCCTGCTTGCACGGTGATTTGTCTTTGGACGTCGCTGAACTGAGCCGGAACGGTGATCACAGCATGACGAACACGTCCCAGACGTTCCTCTGCTCCATCGAGAAGCTTCCGGATAATCAATGAGGAAATCTCTTTGGGGCGATAGACATGCCCATCAAAGATCCAGCACTTATTTGGATCGCCGATGTGCCGTTTGGCATGCAAAACAACTCGTTCGGGACTCGTCACTGAATTCCGCAGAGCTTCTGAACCGACGACAACTTCATCGCCATCAAAAAAGACGACAGATGGAGTCGTCAACTCCCCCTCAGTGTTTGGGATCGTGACAGGTTGCCCTTCCGGCGTCAGATACGAGAGGCAGGAATACGTCGTTCCCAAGTCGATTCCAACAGGATGGACTCGTTGTTTCGGACGATTTAAAGGCATTCCTGTCTCCATTGGGTTCTGCTTCGATACAGAGTGGCTTTTGCAATTGTACCATCCCAGAACGGTTCCCTCTCATCATATCACCGATTCCATCACATCACCAATCTGGTGGCTGGATTCTTCAGGGTGGGCGCGTGAAGATTTCAAACGCAGAGCTTAAAACGGAGGGGCTGCTAAACAATCAACACCACCCGCAGCCAAACGAGCAGAAGCACTCAAAGAATATCAGCTGGTCCTCAAGGTTCGCGAGAAACACGCGTCGCCTCAGATCCGGCGCGCATGAGCAACAAGACGTGCTGATCTGCGAAAACACAAAAGTGATCTTCCATCACGACAAACATCGAAGATGTTCAAAGCCAGCTGTGCAAGGAAGACTCGACCGGATGCCATTAAGCATTCAGTTCAACTTCAATGTCATCAGCCAGAGCCTGTCACAAAGCCCTGCTAAACATCAACGGTCGGGCGATCCTGGTCCACAAATGGAGTTCGATCGGAGACGCTGTAAGTATCTCGCTCACGACCTGTATTCGCGACAATCAATTCTGCAAGCATGCCAAGTGAGAGCCCCTGGGCTCCGAGCAACAGCGAAGCGACAGAGTACAACAACAGCGGACGACCACCAATCGGTGCTGGCTCAAAAACATGGAGCGTATTCATCAATATCCAGAGCACTCCCAGATAAGTCAGCCCGAGCACACCAAGCCCGAAGAAGAACAGACCGATTCCGCCGAGCATATGTTGTGGTCGCTGCCCGAAACCGGTCAGAAACTTGACCGTCAACAGATCGAGGAAACCGCGCAGGAACCGTCGGACCCCATACTTGGAATATCCGAACTGACGCGGACGGTGGTGGACCGGGACCTCTGCAACCTTGAAGCCACGAGCATGTGCCAACACAGCGATAAAGCGGTGCATCTCACCATACAGGCGGACTTCTCGCGGGACTTCCACCCGGAACATTTTGATACCGCAATTGTGATCGTGCAGCTTCAATCCATTTAAAGCGCCAACCATCCAGTTGAATACTTTACTCGGATAGACTTTATGCCAAGGGTCGAGCCGACGCTCTTTCCAGCCGTTGACGACATCGTACCCTTCATCGATTTTCGCAAGGAAACTCGGAATCTCTGCGGGATCGTCTTGCAAATCCGCGTCCATCATCATGATGTAGTTACCACGGACGGCATTCATCCCGGCTGTTAACGCCGCCGCTTTCCCGAAGTTGCGACGGAAGCGTATCCCGGAAATTCGTTGATCCTTTTCCGCCAGGTCCGAGATAATCGACCACGATGTATCGGTCGAACCGTCGTCAATGAAAATCACTTCAACGTTAATCGCATTCGACTGGCACACATCAACAATCTGCCGATGCAACTCTCGGAGCGATTCTTCTTCATTCAAAACGGGGATGACGATCGAAAGCATGAGTGTTTCCTGCGCAATGTTTTCTGAGTGTCTCGATCACAGTCTAAGTGAACTGCAACCAACCTTGAGGACCAAACAGTCGCCGCTGATCCGAAGGCGAGTACTCGAAAGTCAAAACGGATCTTTGCGTCCAATCCAGAATCAGTGCGCTATCTGAATTCCGGAAACATGATCGAAATAATAAAACATGCACACTGAAGTTGTGCATGACTTTTCGAACCGAATTCGAAAACCTCTGGAATCGCCGCTTTTCTCAACTTTGTGAGAGAGCAATTTCAAGTTTCAGGATCAGTTCCATGAAAAGCCTCTCTCGCAGAGATTCCCCGAGGAGAACTTAAGATATCCACTTCTTATGGATGGATGCTAGAGCAGTTTGCTCTAGCGCGTCCCCGTGAAGAACGCGTTTCATCAATAAAATCGCTGCTCGCCACGAGGCAGAACCTGACCACCAATTCGAAAGCTGATCTCTCCCGAATTGTCCATCACTAACGATTGGTCAGCCGTTTGCTCTTTCGGTATGAACTTATACGGCTTCGGCTTGAGGCGGCTTCAAGTTCCGAGTCTCACCGAGTATTCTGTACTGTTCGAAATGAACACAAAGCTGTCAAACGAACGGCTCCAGAAAAACAGAATCTGAAAAGAACGTAGAATCGATGGAAATCCTGCCTGCAATTGATCTTAGAAACGGTAAATGTGTCCGGCTCCGACAAGGAGACTATAACCAGGAAACAATCTTTGGCGATGATCCTGTCGCTATGGCGAAACGCTGGGAAGACGAAGGAGGCCAATGGCTGCACCTTGTCGACCTGGATGGTGCAAAAGCCGGCAAACCGGCAAACGTCGATGTCATACGGAAAATTGTGGAAGCGGTGCAGATCCCCTGTCAGCTGGGAGGTGGAATTCGAAGCGAAGAGATCGTGCAATCAATGCTCAAAGATGTTGGCCTCAACCGGGTCATCATCGGCACGCAGGCCCTCAAAGAACCGGATTGGTTCAAAGAGATCGTACAGAAATTTCCGAATCAAGTTTGCCTGGGGCTCGATGCTCGAGACTCAATGGTTGCGACCGAAGGTTGGCTGGACGTCTCAAAGACCTCTGCTTTGGAACTTGCAAAAGGATACGTCGGACTACCTTTGGCAGCAGTGATCTACACGAACATTGCGAACGATGGAATGATGCAGGGAATCGACGATGGAACTCTGAAGGACTTCGTGCAACTTGCGGAGATGGGGCTCAAAGTGATTGCTTCCGGAGGAGTGACCACAATGGAAGACATCACCAAGCTGAATGCGATTTCGAAGGAGCATCCCAATTTGATCGGTGCAATTACCGGACGGGCGATTTACGAAGGAACCGTCGATCTCGCCGAAGCTGTTCGTCTGACATCAGCCTGAACAAACCTCGGCCCGAATTGAGATCGGCCTGAATATTGTGACTTTCATATTGCCCCAGACTCCATGTCTGGGGCTCACCGGCTAGCCATCATGAACCAACCGAACATCCTGCTCGTAATCGCCGATGGAATGCAGGCGGGTGCTGTTGAGCCGAATCATCCGTGCCTC from Thalassoglobus polymorphus includes the following:
- a CDS encoding DUF1579 family protein gives rise to the protein MSRELLEAGIVSSYDRILTTPYSNRGRVMLQSRQLLFVIAILSSGTASLLAQDSKDFGQPSPNVPELKELARFSGEWEAQLNNSDLKIPSERKWVFNGYFLKHDFELPGGALRGTIYRGYNTRSNKYTMTFLDTQGNMSMLTGDWNDSLKTFTFEAVDSSSQVQKYESDFSAADTEQWTIVFDNTLMNQVTGVAKKLQN
- a CDS encoding YkgJ family cysteine cluster protein produces the protein MSDSSFNFPIVESCNGCGVCCHVQGAPPDFVALSLNPHFREDPSFAEDVERFDQLSGEPRDLLSAYLKQSAAGEIPTDGPCVWLDAKKEQCRFYDQRPSTCRVFEVNSPGCHFYRKLSGIEGYS
- a CDS encoding alginate export family protein, coding for MFQKVLYFFSLIALVQNSVFAQSTAEQKIPSSPEEIFADDIQDDAVSPITFTEIECDITETDCLPGPPLACDSYHEYNPGWCRQILSDDPPLSGLKNQQWGNWTYSVGGALRYRYIDESNRLRPPTTGRKSSYNQWRFNPYLELKHGDEFTAYVEGIDGSTFNADLPLLPVDQNRFDLLQYYSDVKLFDSGYGEKVRLRTGRQLLQYGSQHLISPLAWSNTFRNFEGAKLYYTSDAWKIDAFATRPVNGASGNINRPHSFDNPDQSRWFSGVYTTYKNAPMGTLDMYWLWLDEDDDQPDRIDGNRHTFGLRYAGEIPMNDECGHLWMTLGWDYEGAFQVGKDVVGAGPVKDVRAGFISTNTGLTFNQIAWSPTITGVFFWGSGDDDPTDGTSNTVSTLFPLGHAYWGLIDNFSGQNLLDYSAQVSVQPTEKLTFLTAWHWFDKAQAEDAIWNVAGAPFGGNIPTASRHLGNELDLVATYAASKNVTLQAGYFWFFYGDAVTKNPNPDVANRGDADQFYFLMDCKF
- a CDS encoding DUF309 domain-containing protein, whose translation is MSQPSFHLPPYTHIPGKTPHPFSDPQGHSYGQHDQKEIDEKSMFQHALFLFENGYYWEAHEAWEQVWIALKRRGPDADLIKGFIKLAACGVKCLEENRVGAERHLKRAQELLSSEKIDSSKRFASQLPNTQELIEQMRRRTEALSQPK
- a CDS encoding HlyD family efflux transporter periplasmic adaptor subunit, with the protein product MPLTKQSSTSSRDDILRKKSSRHGMIIKTIVAILAATSITIPVVTFAVAEKFPVVPEEGFAVVKRGSMELVVTQSGEVDSADNDVIISQCEWSTRVISLVPEGTWVEKGDIIAELDSSSIKKRFQDRAVLLVNATARLADAQEDLRIQKLTNESILARAELQQRLSKLQLDGYVEAEHPQKLNQLKASVALAEEELNRGEKQLEFVEDMVRLGYRSQSERDSERINVLKRKQALELAKDKLNVLQDFSYDRNLTRLEAIAVEAERELERVKMAASASILRREITVRSRERSYRIYKDYQDRLEKNIAACTVRASRSGELIYARTSSRSTSRIDEGSSMRYLQPIAKIPDRDRLQVKLRLHESNIRLMRIGLPAIIEIDAAGQGRYQGHISHLSTVPLAGLYPNYHLREYRVTVDVDVDPELARTIAPGMTAKVNIIAEQRQSAIQAPVQSIVEVGGEHLVFVRRGDEVEHRTVEVGISSDNEIEILNGLEEGEEIVLKPRVTCAQRIIALQKQSSGTEEERFWLSMTN
- a CDS encoding Hsp70 family protein, with protein sequence MPLNRPKQRVHPVGIDLGTTYSCLSYLTPEGQPVTIPNTEGELTTPSVVFFDGDEVVVGSEALRNSVTSPERVVLHAKRHIGDPNKCWIFDGHVYRPKEISSLIIRKLLDGAEERLGRVRHAVITVPAQFSDVQRQITVQAGVDAGLERVDIINEPVATALCHVLSEGIWFAEIAQDQTVLVFDLGGGTCDLSLVQYNKDEVKVIASGGDLQLGGLDWNQRLEDFACDEFVKSSTSDPRLDLESQQGLAIEIEQVKRSLSVRPKATILVQHDGRRKSILIERERFELLTNDLVKRTEEITKEMLKSHGKGWAHVDSVLVTGGASRMPMIRNMLQRISGTTLNTTLPPDQSISHGAAFYAGMLLSGQSLEKSSLDESASARLQKIKQQSVTGRSLGILIRDPETGDRRPHYLIEANTPLPCAYRQTFGTVVENQKRVHLHIVESGATLGEEYVELGDCLIHSLPEELPKRSPIEVTIQYDEQGRVRVHAVDRKSGQVARTTILRGGGKTSDDDIDVQAPVEEQPSQSKPDEPGDFSNAFEADLLKIETEDIAPSVPEETPVESRSPKKPRSAVDAKRTRKSTRPPKISSSVSLEEAERPIPLCNRCGNILEKSGNCLECGRSGAEKSSKKKLAKRKQSEDPTEPMTSSPTSHKRPRHKPR
- a CDS encoding glycosyltransferase family 2 protein, with protein sequence MLSIVIPVLNEEESLRELHRQIVDVCQSNAINVEVIFIDDGSTDTSWSIISDLAEKDQRISGIRFRRNFGKAAALTAGMNAVRGNYIMMMDADLQDDPAEIPSFLAKIDEGYDVVNGWKERRLDPWHKVYPSKVFNWMVGALNGLKLHDHNCGIKMFRVEVPREVRLYGEMHRFIAVLAHARGFKVAEVPVHHRPRQFGYSKYGVRRFLRGFLDLLTVKFLTGFGQRPQHMLGGIGLFFFGLGVLGLTYLGVLWILMNTLHVFEPAPIGGRPLLLYSVASLLLGAQGLSLGMLAELIVANTGRERDTYSVSDRTPFVDQDRPTVDV
- the hisA gene encoding 1-(5-phosphoribosyl)-5-[(5-phosphoribosylamino)methylideneamino]imidazole-4-carboxamide isomerase, with protein sequence MEILPAIDLRNGKCVRLRQGDYNQETIFGDDPVAMAKRWEDEGGQWLHLVDLDGAKAGKPANVDVIRKIVEAVQIPCQLGGGIRSEEIVQSMLKDVGLNRVIIGTQALKEPDWFKEIVQKFPNQVCLGLDARDSMVATEGWLDVSKTSALELAKGYVGLPLAAVIYTNIANDGMMQGIDDGTLKDFVQLAEMGLKVIASGGVTTMEDITKLNAISKEHPNLIGAITGRAIYEGTVDLAEAVRLTSA